A single window of Rubripirellula lacrimiformis DNA harbors:
- a CDS encoding sigma-54-dependent transcriptional regulator gives MPKVLVIDDDRTILLLAEKALAPIADVTTAETAKEGLKLLHSDTFDAVLLDIMLPDQNGLAFYCQIRDLDRRLPVIFMTVEAASHTAIEAMQLGAFDYLAKPLSVDPLRDLVDKAIEQRQISSIPVAISANDESADSSSELFIGRSQPMVDVFKAIGRVAKQNVPVLIRGESGTGKELVARALYQYSHRSEGPFLAVNCAALPDNLLESELFGHEKGAFTGAESRRIGKFEQCNGGTLFLDEIGDMAPSVQAKVLRVLQEQRFERVGGNTELTTDVRIVAATNRPLEKMVEDGEYREDLLYRLNGVTIHLPPLKERRDDIAALIHHFLLQAKRDLNKPDLEGLSPETVRLLVNHDWPGNVRQLRAVIRRCVLDTSLPVVVHDTLPNDIKGTSAAKPNAGDTLTTDRGSDAAGKQLPELVDRLLREKSTDVYAEAVRYTEQFVLLKVLQETGGNQSQAAEILGITRGKLRDRIASYNIVLESGVSIRNEQ, from the coding sequence ATGCCCAAAGTACTGGTCATCGACGATGACAGAACCATCTTGTTGCTGGCCGAAAAGGCGTTAGCACCGATTGCCGATGTGACCACCGCAGAAACGGCCAAAGAAGGCCTGAAACTGCTGCACAGCGATACGTTCGATGCCGTCCTGCTGGACATCATGTTGCCCGACCAAAACGGGTTGGCGTTCTATTGCCAAATTCGCGATCTGGATCGTCGATTGCCCGTCATCTTCATGACGGTCGAAGCGGCAAGCCATACGGCGATCGAAGCGATGCAGCTGGGTGCCTTCGATTACTTGGCCAAACCATTGTCGGTGGACCCGCTTCGTGACTTGGTCGACAAAGCGATCGAACAACGCCAAATCAGCAGCATCCCGGTTGCGATCTCGGCAAACGATGAATCCGCGGACTCGTCCAGCGAATTGTTCATCGGCCGTAGCCAACCGATGGTCGACGTTTTCAAAGCGATCGGCCGCGTTGCCAAACAGAACGTGCCGGTTCTGATCCGTGGGGAAAGCGGTACCGGCAAGGAACTGGTCGCCCGGGCTCTGTACCAGTACAGCCACCGCAGCGAGGGCCCGTTCCTGGCGGTCAACTGCGCGGCGCTACCCGACAACCTGTTGGAGAGCGAACTTTTCGGCCACGAAAAAGGCGCCTTCACCGGTGCCGAGTCTCGCCGTATCGGGAAGTTCGAACAGTGCAACGGCGGCACGCTGTTCTTGGACGAAATTGGTGACATGGCACCGTCGGTCCAGGCCAAGGTGCTGCGAGTGCTGCAAGAGCAACGATTCGAACGCGTCGGTGGCAACACCGAACTGACAACGGACGTCCGGATTGTCGCCGCGACGAATCGACCGTTGGAAAAGATGGTCGAAGATGGCGAATACCGTGAAGACCTGCTGTACCGATTGAACGGCGTGACGATTCATCTGCCACCGCTCAAAGAACGTCGCGATGACATCGCCGCACTGATTCACCACTTCTTGTTGCAGGCCAAACGCGACCTGAACAAGCCTGACCTGGAAGGGTTGTCGCCGGAAACGGTGCGTCTGCTAGTGAATCATGATTGGCCGGGGAATGTACGGCAGTTGCGAGCGGTGATTCGCCGCTGTGTGCTCGACACATCCTTGCCCGTCGTCGTGCATGACACGTTGCCCAACGACATCAAAGGAACATCGGCCGCTAAACCCAACGCTGGCGATACCCTCACCACGGACCGCGGGTCCGATGCTGCGGGCAAACAGTTGCCTGAACTGGTCGATCGACTGCTTCGCGAAAAATCAACCGATGTCTATGCCGAGGCCGTCCGTTACACCGAACAGTTTGTGTTGTTGAAAGTATTGCAGGAAACCGGCGGCAATCAAAGTCAGGCGGCTGAAATCTTGGGCATTACACGTGGCAAGCTTCGCGATCGAATCGCTAGCTACAACATCGTTTTGGAAAGTGGCGTTTCGATTCGCAACGAACAATAG